The sequence TTCTTTGCAGGTGCTGGCTTCTTTGCGGCCCGGCTGGCTGGTTTTTTGGCAGGGGGAGGTGGTGGGGGAGCAGCTTTTCCCTTCTTAGCTTTAGGGGGAGGTCGTGCTGGGGCCTTTTTAGGGGCGCTCTTTGCTTTACCTCGAGGAGCCGGAGCGCTCTTCTTGGGCTTAGGAGGTGGAGCTCTAGACCTGGATTTGGAAGGAGCTGCCTTCTTCTGCATCCTGCATACAAAGACGAAATATCATTTTATAAGCAATCCATATCCAGGCaaaatgtttgtgtatatgtatactgctTCTATTGCAGGTTTAATTACCTCCTCTTTGGAGGGGGCTCCTCGTCCTCAGACTCTTCTTCagattcttcctcctcctcttcctcctctgattCATTGTCAgactcatcctcctcttcctctgctgcCTTGTCTGGAAACAGGACATAGGGACTGCAGAAAAGAAACAAGACATGATGCACTCATGTTAGCAATTCAGCGCCAACTGATAAAACCCCGAACCACAAGCATAGAAATAGTGTCCACATAACCGCACTATAGTATATATTAAGGACAGCAATTTATACCTGGGGTAATATGGAAAGCTGAGCTGGTATGTGCCACTGAAGCCTTTCCCGGAGATCTGCTCCATCCAGCCATTCTTCTCACACTTCTGCAGGGTTCTCTTCAGTAAGTGAACTAAGGTACAGAAAACAAAGAAAATTAATTGAATGTCATAAAGTAAAGGGACTCTGTTACTTAAAAAGGTAGCAAAATTCTGTCTCACCCTGGAAGCTGGAGTTAACTCCAGGGTGATTCTCCAGCACATATTTCTTGATTGCAGTGGTGGAGCAGGTCTTGGGCTCATTCATGGCTGTGATGGCAGACAGGATGGCATCCTCAAACCCTCCTCCACTCAGGAGGGGTTTATCACCTGCCCGCTTCAGCTGCAAGACAGAAATCATGAGTCCTAATTAAACCCTGGAAACATCTCCCTTATATAgatgccccactgtgtctaaaaGGCATCACAAACTCTATTGATTTTTAGAGAGCAAACACACCTGGAATGTGCCAGAAGCTCCTTTTCCTGTGATCTGCTCCAGCTGTCCCTTCTCCACAGCTCTCTGCAGAGCGTTCTTCAGGAGCTGGGGCCTGCCAAACCCGAAACTCAAGTTACTTCAGTGCCAACTTCTTATAATACTGTAATATACACCAGTCTATAGACCATAACCCAAGGGTCTTGACTCTCCACATATACACTGACTACAGAAGCAGATCTCACCTGACATCCACCTTGAGCTTAGGGTAATACTGAGACACGTATTTCTTGATGAGGCTGTAAGAAGCTTCCTTGGGTTCACACAATCTGGTGAACGCCAGTGGCAGGATATCTTCCAGTTTCACATTAGGTTGATCTCCTGCTGCTGAGCTGCTCTTCTGTGAAGTACAATATAAGAGGCAACAAGTGAAGATGTGACCAACCAATGATTTTCCAAATCAGAAACTAGGACACATCTGggaatactatataataataacataacacacCTTCTTGTCCCTGGACTTTGATGCAGATTTTGAAGAGTTGGACACAACCACAAAGCTGCCGGATGCCCCCTTCCCCTTGACCTGGTGTGAGGAAACATAACAAATTAGACTTCAGATGTATTAACCTGTTGTTAGCGGAAATTACACAAGGCATCAAAACATGACAGTCCTAAGTGTGCGCTCACCTGGCGGATATTTCCTCTCTGCAGCGCTCTCTTCAAAGACTGCTTGAGAAGGTATCCTCTCTTCTCCAGCTCTAAAGAAGGATACTTGCTGATGATGTATTTCCGAATCGACACAACAGAAGCTCCCGTCTTCTGGAAACATGCCTGCATGAGCAACCAAACATTAAAAGGGGCATACACCTCCACTTCTACCACATAATCCAAAAGACCTGACATTACACTCAAGAAAACATCAGGTTCAGACTACACTGGGTTTATTTATAACCTGTAACCATGAAGATAGAATGCAGAACATCCTTTGGAGGCCAGGCCACATGTTATCATATGCTGTCAGCGACAGGGTACAGAGGCTTAAAGCTTATGCTGGGAGAGCTGCAGTGTGACCAGTGACATTCCTGCACTCCGTACTATGACGACTATTTCATTGTTTGTATCTTAGGCCACAGTCACGCTAGTGTTTTCCTGTGGAGCGGTGAATACTAGATCCCTGCATGTTACAGATGTGGCTACAATACTTCTAGCTCTGCATATTGTGCCTGAAGTTTATGATTCTTTCATGTATATTTGGGCCCAGGTGGCAGCTTTTTGGAGAACTCTTCCTGTATTATTTACCTTGATGGCTTCAGTCAGTATCTCGTCCAGCTTGGGGCGTGAGGATGAAGCCATATGGGTCTGTTTCTGTGCCCGGGCTAGCTGGCTGGCAGACAGGGTGGCCCACGCTGGAATGGTCTTCTTTActttcttctccttctctttggACTGCTCCTTTTCCCCACTGAAAGCACATGGGGCGTGTAAGTCATTGAGGGAGACACATCACAGCCCGGCTCATGGTGCCGTGTCACTTACTCTTTCTTGGCCTCGTCACCGGCCTCGCCCTCATCCTTCTTCTCCTCGTTGGTCTCGGACTCCTTTGGCTGCTCGGCCTCGCTGGAGGTTGCGGGGGGAGTTTCGGTCTCTTGCTCCTCTCCAGTGGATGCAGACTCCTCGGAGCTGGCGTCGGCCTCTACAAGACAAGGCAGAGCTGAGTTCACGCTGATCACGGGGAGAGCAGAATGATCTGTAGCCGTCACCCTGGACACATTACCTGCTTTCTTCTCCTCGCTTTCTGCAGCCCGGTTCTTCGGTGCTGCCTCCTGATTGGAGGAATTGACGGAACGTCGGATCGGCATTGTCAAATCACTTGGTACCTTCAGAGAAGAGCGAGGAAGAAAGATCAGATCTaatgctttttaataaaaaacctgTCCGATGTGAACAGCGACTAATCCAGGTCACCATTAACCCTACGCGGCGCTGTGTCCTCAGGAGGAGGTGGCGGCTGCAGGTAATTGTTTATAGCCCGGCGAGCCGTCCTCCTGAGCAGCCATCTTATAGGTTATGATTCAGGCAGCACTTGTCAGGACAGAGTCTGGTCTAGGGGGCGACCTTGGATGGTGCTGCACAGTTTTGGGGTGCGGATGCTGAttattgggggcacagtgtgactaGATGGAAGGTCATGTAACGCAGAGTAGACGCTGCACGGGGGGGGGGATGGGAGACAGCACGGCAGCACAGCTCATTCACTTACAGTGCCAGCAGCCAATCAATGTCCGAGTGCTGAGAATGCAGCCAATCAGCGCTCAACTGAAAGCGGGAGAAGAAAACACAAAACAAAGAGGCAGCATTCGGTGGGCGGGGCCTAGCTCAGCCAATCAACCGCCGCAGCATCTTTTAAACGGAGCGGGGAAGATGGGCGGGGCTTGCGCCTGCGCGGGGGGGTCTTATTGGGGTTAATAAGGATAGAGCCACAAATAACGGCTAAGAACCGGGGGAAAAAATGCACCGCCCGCTAAACTCACCCCCGAGTAATAACCCGAGCTCCGCGGGCGCACAGCACCGTGCAATCGCTGTTATCTCCGTGCAGAACATGGCGccggccccctcccccctctataAACTCAATGGCGGCTTCTCCGCATCTCCCCCGCTGACTAACGGGGCTCGGGCTCTGCTCTCCCCCTACAGTCTGCACATATTGCGCGTAACGCGCCCGCCGCCCGCGCCCCGGGATCTTACCTCAAGCTACGGAGCCGATTGAACGCCCTGCAACTCGCAATATCCAAAcctcaggacacgccccctcgaCGTGTGCGCGCCCGCCGACGTCTGCGACGTTGTCTCCATGGCGATCGGGGGCGCGCCCGAGCTGCCGTACAGGGAGCCGTGTGCTGCAAGACGGAGAGTGCGCGCcctacatgtacagtacagtcaCAACACTGCTACTAACCCGGGAGCTGTACAAGTATCCACAGACACAAACACATGATATAGTGACCCAAAGTATCCAAATGCATCTGTGGTCACCCCCGAGCCCGCAACATCTGACCAAGGCCCAAATAACATCCAATGCAAACTATTTCCTTTtatttatcaattatttgcagtgTGTGGCAGTGGCCCCATAGGTTGGGCCAATCAGACTGTACAGgccaggagtccttgcatcatttaGAGGGAATCTTTACATCATATTTCTGTACAGCAAGGACTCCTGACCCGTGCCAAGTATGCAGTCTGTTAGATAAGCCAAACATACAGGTTCGTCGGGGCGATTTCACACCATGCGTTGCGTCACATTGTTTTATGCTTTTTTTGATGCATTCCGAAGGCTTCAGCTAGCATCGCGTTCATAACAcgggaaacacatatgtgatcggcccgagccccgccctctgtgcgctagcgtcgcattatgaatgCGACACTAGTGGAGCGTGAGAACGCACCCTGAACGCACCCCCACGTTatgtttttggaccattttaaagcatgcatATTTTAATGTTAAACagtttcaaagcagccaaacgcatggttatcttaatttctagaagtgtaagcagctgtgaaactgATTAAATCCAGCcgaacgcatggtaaacattcaaaacacatgctttaaaacggtccaaaaacgcgaCATCTGGCATCAGCCtaatgatgtcacacatggcgtttttaggccgtttttagttagtgcgttttcagatcgtaaaaaacgcatgcgtttgtcagtttttaattgcgcaaattcagaaaaccggacaaaaacgcatgcgtttttcaaaaatggccgatgccacacatggcgttttgaatccatttttggccagtttttaagcaaaaagcatGCGTTCACTCATGTTCACAGAGCTCGTTCCCATTAGCAGGAGATGGCCTTAAAGCACATACCCAACTTTTATTTGTCCAAAGGCCGCATCATCATACCTCTTTATTTTAAAGGGCCAAACCAGTAACCaacaccctagagcagtgatggtgaaccttttggagacagagtgcccaaactacaaccaaaatccacttatttaccgtgaagtgccaacatggcatttgaagcagtaacttgttcttccacttctttcaatcatatcggccccctgaggacaccaatacagttgaaagaaggagggcaaattcagactctcattgtagcttctctgcagggtctctgtagagcagtggttctcaacctgtgggtcgggaccccagcgggggtcgaacgaccaaaaccgggggtcgcctaaagccatcagagccgcaattctactgtgtttttactgcgagtttcatggtttggggtcaccacagcatgaggaactgtattgtggggtcacaacattagaaaggttgagaaccactgctgtagAGGAAGATagttgggtccagcaggaggacctccaaaggtatTGCAGTTCTGCCAGCAccatctcacttttcctgcagttccaaacagacaatgaattgtcgctttaaaatagtgctgagagcagcatctcttcctgggactgcagaaagttttttggttgatttggtcctatttggtgaactctgtcctgggcaatggtctgagtgcccacagaaatcgctctgagtgccacctctggcacccgtgccataggttcgccaccactgccctagatgcaACAACCaccacagcacaaaataccacctcaAT comes from Engystomops pustulosus chromosome 6, aEngPut4.maternal, whole genome shotgun sequence and encodes:
- the HP1BP3 gene encoding heterochromatin protein 1-binding protein 3, yielding MPIRRSVNSSNQEAAPKNRAAESEEKKAEADASSEESASTGEEQETETPPATSSEAEQPKESETNEEKKDEGEAGDEAKKDGEKEQSKEKEKKVKKTIPAWATLSASQLARAQKQTHMASSSRPKLDEILTEAIKACFQKTGASVVSIRKYIISKYPSLELEKRGYLLKQSLKRALQRGNIRQVKGKGASGSFVVVSNSSKSASKSRDKKKSSSAAGDQPNVKLEDILPLAFTRLCEPKEASYSLIKKYVSQYYPKLKVDVRPQLLKNALQRAVEKGQLEQITGKGASGTFQLKRAGDKPLLSGGGFEDAILSAITAMNEPKTCSTTAIKKYVLENHPGVNSSFQVHLLKRTLQKCEKNGWMEQISGKGFSGTYQLSFPYYPSPYVLFPDKAAEEEEDESDNESEEEEEEEESEEESEDEEPPPKRRMQKKAAPSKSRSRAPPPKPKKSAPAPRGKAKSAPKKAPARPPPKAKKGKAAPPPPPPAKKPASRAAKKPAPAKKAVKPAAKGKASPRKSLRSRK